tggcaggagggagggggcctCCGGCACCGCCACACTCACCCCGACCCTGCCACCCCGCCAGGTCCACCCCAACTCCGTGCACATCTGTGCCGTGGCCGTGGAGTATGAAACCCAGTCTGGCCGCGTTAACAAGGGCGTGGCCACCAGCTGGCTGCGGGCCAAGGAGCCCTCCGGGGAGAACGGCCGCAGGGCCCTGGTGCCCATGTTCGTGCGCAAGTCCCAGTTCCGCCTGCCCTTCAAGGCCACCGTGCCTGTCGTCATGGTGGGCCCCGGCACCGGGGTGGCCCCCTTCATAGGCTTCATCCAGGAGCGGGCCTGGCTGCGGCAGCAGGGTGAGTGTACGGGCCCTGGGCGGGCGGGCAGCGGGGCTGGGACGGGCGGTCCGCGTCCCCTTGACTGCCGCTGCCCCAGGCAAGGAGGTGGGGGAGACGCTGCTCTACTACGGCTGCCGCCGCTCGGACGAGGACTACCTGTACCGCGAGGAGCTGGCCAGGTTCCACCGGGACGGCGCCCTCACCCAGCTCAACGTGGCCTTCTCCCGGGAGCAGCCCCAGAAGGTGAGGCCGCGGGCAGGCCCCGGCGGGGCGGAGGGCGGTGTGGCCGTCCCTCCTCACGggcgcccccacccccaggtctaCGTGCAGCACTTGCTGAAGAGGGACAGGGAGCACCTGTGGAAGCTGATCCACGACGGGGGCGCCCACATCTACGTCTGCGGGTGAGTGAGGGCAGAGGCGGGGCGGGGACGGGGCCTACCTGCCCGTGGCGGGAGGGGGGCCCCCTGCCCGGCCCCCAGCGCCACCTCCTTCCCGCCCTCAGGGACGCTCGGAACATGGCGAGGGACGTGCAGAACACCTTCTACGACATCGTGGCCGAGCAGGGGGCCATGGAGCACGCGCAGGCCATGGACTACGTCAAGAAGCTGATGACCAAGGGCCGCTACTCCCTGGACGTGTGGAGCTAGGAGTCACCCGGGCCCGCCGTGCTTTGCTCCTCACGCCCTACAGACTCGCTGCCCCTTGTAATCGCTTTCCTCACTCCCTTCTGCCAGTCGCCTAGACGGGTCCTGCTGGGCCCTGCCACAGGAGGCAGGCCCGGTGACCGACGAGAGACTGCTCCAGGCCCGAGATGTACCCTCGGAGCCGCCAGCCCCAGGGGGCGTGGCGAAGGGTGACCGGGCTGCGGCTCTGTGAACACCTCGGGCCCTCGGTGGCTGAACAGGAGGGGTTCCTCCTCTCAGCTGAGTGGGGCCTGGCCCCTCCCTGTGATTTTCAATGagtgtaaataattttaaataacctCTGGCCCTTGGGATAAagttctgttttctgtatctgccTGGTATTGCTTGCGTAGATCTGGGGCCTCCACCTGGGTCTCCTTAACTCAGACCCCAGAGAGACCTCAGGAACCCCGAGACCCCATGCTGTGACGGCACAGAGGCCCCCCAGACCCCTGTCTTACCAGCAGTAGAACACACACCGAGCCAGTCTGAGCTTCTCGCCCTTTATTGAGGCCGCTGGCCCCCGGCTCCCGCAGGAGGAGACACTAGGCCTGAGTCTTCCTCTCCAGCGCCGCCTTCAGGGCCCACAGAGCCCACAAAACCCAGGGGAGAGCAGACAGACCCTCCCAGACAAGAGGAGCCCCCACCCCCTCAACACATGGGGTTCAGAAGCCCCTTCCAGGCCGGGGGTGCAGTAGAGAGCTATGCCGGCAGGCAGGGAAGGCCCAGCCTCATTCTTTCTTGCTCCCGTGCTGCTGGTTGTGGAACTTCTGGTGTACAACCCGCAGGGTGGTGAAGAAATTgccgaggaagaggaggaggaaggggaagccaCACATGAGCACCTGGGGGAGGAATCGGGGTCAAGACCGAAGCCGGGCCCGGCCCTCCCGCGTCCTCTCCAGGGGCCCGGCTCACCTGCCACTCCTTGCACTCGGGGTCCCGGGCCAGGCTGAACAACGTCAGCGCGTTAAAAAGCTGCCAGAACTGGGAGGGAGGGCGGTTTTTACACACAGTCCCTGCTCGAATCAGAGCCAGGGACGGAGAGCCCAATGGACGGGGACAGAGGTACAACTTACGTgtccaaagaagaggaagggcagCAGGAAGGTGAGGCCCCGCCACATCCAGGACTGGAAGCCCTCTGCGGGGGCCACAACCGGGACAGAGACGACCCCATCACTCAGGCCCGGGTCAAGAGGAAAGGACTTTTCCCTTCCAGCTCCCCCGTCAGGATTCCAGAGAGGGGCGGCCACGCCCGACTCACCCACAGTGAGGTCCATGGTGTGCCTCTCGCCCAGGGCCCGCAGGCGGTACAGACAGCCGCTCTGGTAGTAATACTGGAGGAACTGCACAAAGCCTGGAGGGCGGGGGGACATCAGGACTGGGCTGGAGTCCCAagtccctttcccacccctcccgggggggtgggggcagccctAAGCTCAGCAGGACCTCTGAGACACTCACTCTGGTACATGGAGAAGGACAGGAACTGGTTCCGGAACTTCTGGTACATGAGGCCGTCGGGCCTAAGGCAGAAAGCAGAGGGAGGGGTCGGGGCTCGGGGATGCCACCTCTCCCTGCCCCGGCTCCCCCGGAGACCCTGGAGCCAAGCTGGCCCACTCACCATGTCAGCATGACTCCTGACAGGAACGTGGACACGTAATGATGGAAAACCCACCAGCCTTTGATCCTGCATCAGGAAGCCACCGTCACTCCTGTCCCCTCCGCCCCCACGATCAGTGCTCCGGGACAGGAAGTGGGAAGAAACCAGTACCCCCGCCAGTGCCCGCTTCTCAGAGGGCGACACCCGCCGCCCCCACCCCGCTTTCCAGGGCAGCTCCAGTGTCACTCCCCGCGCGCCCATCCCCGGGAGCCGGGCTCCGGCCCTCGCCCACCGGGAGCCGTTGTTGATGAGGATGCTCTCACGGATGGTCAGGGTGCAGTAATACCAGACCAGCAGGAAGTTGAAGGCAGCGTCTGTCACCCTAGCAGGGGGCACAGAAGGTTGGTGCCAGAGCCTGGAGAGGGCACAGGGTCCAGCCCCGCGCAGCAGGCCACCCACCTGGAGTTGAGGAGGAAGCGGCAGGTGAAggagatgaggatgaggatgatggtGAGGTAGAGCTTGAACTTCTCGTACTCGTCTTTGTAGGCAaacctggggaggagggaggggtacacaCTCGTGGGACAGGCCGGGATGCTGGCAGGGCCCACCCACGCCTCTGGACACACTGCTGTGGCGGCATGGGGCCAGCGAGGGGGAGCAGCCCCTGAACCCCAAGCTTAGCCAGGGAGGCTGGGGCAGACCGGAAGGGGCCTGGGGCGGGGGACGGGGAGTAGGGTTGAGACCCTGCCCACGACCACAAATTACTTAGCCTGCTTGCTCAGGAGTGTCACGTTGACGTTTCCCAGTACCAGGCTCAGATAcaacctggggggggggggacaccaGGTGAGGAGAGGTAGCCTTCAGCCCCAAGTCCACCGCACCAACCCACACCTGGACCACACCACCCTCCTCCCAACCCAAAAGGGCCTCCTCGGAAACCCTGGCTATACTGTGACCCCCGAGCGCCCAGCCTCCCACCCACAAGGACCCTCCCCCTCACGGACGCTCCCAGGCCCTCCTGACCCTGGTCTCCCTTCCGGAGCCAGCCGCGTCACCAAGCCCTCCTTCATAACACGGAACCACTTTCTTGCCAATCCTCGCATTGCCGTCACCCCACCATCTAAGCTTGTCTCGTCCTTCTCTGCCAGAGGAACTCCGTGAGGTGACTGAAATTTACACTCGTGTATTAAGCAGCTGTCCCCATATGGGCTCTTGTTCACACTCGAGCCGCATCACAGGCTCAGAGGGCTTCAGGGACTTGCCTGAGGCAGCGCAGATTATGGGGTACAGCGGGACTGCGACCAGGCTGCCTCTCAGCATCGCCACgggctccctctccccttctcagCAGTGGCCTCATCCAACCCTCTCCCAAACCCTCCATCCCATCTCCCTCCGGGCAGGTGACATCTCCCCTGCCTGCCTCCTCACCCTCATCTCCGCACCCCCTCATCCCAGACAACAAGGGCTTACACCCCCATTTCCCACCTCCGCAGGGACTTCCCCCATTGCTCAGTgcacctctctgggtctctcccTCTGCGGGCCCACCTCTCAGCAGGCAGATATGCTCAAGTCTTTGCTATGTACAGAGttacacacacacccaaacaaAAGCCACTCCTCAACTCTCGTACCAAGTTCCAGTCACAGGTTTCTAGTTACCAGTTGCTCCTTCCACTCACAGCCAAGCTTCTGAAGCATGGCCTAAACTCGGCTGTCTCCTCAGCTCTTCTGTCATCCCCAATATCAACTTCCACCCCTACCCTCCTGAGAAGCAGTTCTCACCAAGGTCACCTTGACTTCCAGGAAACACTTCCCCTTCTGTATTGCATTTGACTGACTCCCATACTGCCCCGGGCCAACTGAGCCGAGGCTACTGGCCAGTCCGTCCTTCCTTGCCTTCTGGGACACGCTCTCTCCCAGTTGTCTTGCCGCCTGCAGTCTCTGCGGGATTGTTTTCCCTAAGCCTAGGCTTCTGCCATGTCCTCTGCTGTGACTGCAGCTGATCTAAGTGCATGATTGACCTGTCACTCTCCCCTGACCACTGGGCCAGAGGGGAGCTCTGCAGGCTGGCTCCCCCTCTGGCCTCGTTGCAACCTCTCACCTCCTTCTGTGAGCTACGGCCATGATACCTACTATTTCTGCCTTCCCGGGTCTGCCTGGCTCGCTCCTCTTTATCCCTATGACTCAGCTCAGGCATCACCTACTCCAGGAGACCTTCTCCGACCTCCCAAGTGGTTAGGTAACCCTCGCTGTGCTCCCCCATTCCCTATACTTCCCCCACAGACCACTCATGGCAGTGAGCTGTCACTGTCACTCGGGCTGTCCCTGAGAT
The DNA window shown above is from Kogia breviceps isolate mKogBre1 chromosome 14, mKogBre1 haplotype 1, whole genome shotgun sequence and carries:
- the TMEM120A gene encoding ion channel TACAN isoform X1 translates to MHPPPPGPLGDCLRDWEELQQDFHGIQETHRLYRLKLEELTKLQNNCTSSITRQKKQLQELALVLKKCKPSLPSEAKKAAQELENQIKERQGLFFDMEAYLPKQNGLYLSLVLGNVNVTLLSKQAKFAYKDEYEKFKLYLTIILILISFTCRFLLNSRVTDAAFNFLLVWYYCTLTIRESILINNGSRIKGWWVFHHYVSTFLSGVMLTWPDGLMYQKFRNQFLSFSMYQSFVQFLQYYYQSGCLYRLRALGERHTMDLTVEGFQSWMWRGLTFLLPFLFFGHFWQLFNALTLFSLARDPECKEWQVLMCGFPFLLLFLGNFFTTLRVVHQKFHNQQHGSKKE
- the TMEM120A gene encoding ion channel TACAN isoform X2, whose protein sequence is MHPPPPGPLGDCLRDWEELQQDFHGIQETHRLYRLKLEELTKLQNNCTSSITRQKKQLQELALVLKKCKPSLPSEAKKAAQELENQIKERQGLFFDMEAYLPKQNGLYLSLVLGNVNVTLLSKQAKFAYKDEYEKFKLYLTIILILISFTCRFLLNSRVTDAAFNFLLVWYYCTLTIRESILINNGSRIKGWWVFHHYVSTFLSGVMLTWPDGLMYQKFRNQFLSFSMYQSFVQFLQYYYQSGCLYRLRALGERHTMDLTVEGFQSWMWRGLTFLLPFLFFGHFWQLFNALTLFSLARDPECKEWQKFHNQQHGSKKE
- the TMEM120A gene encoding ion channel TACAN isoform X3 — encoded protein: MHPPPPGPLGDCLRDWEELQQDFHGIQETHRLYRLKLEELTKLQNNCTSSITRQKKQLQELALVLKKCKPSLPSEAKKAAQELENQIKERQGLFFDMEAYLPKQNGLYLSLVLGNVNVTLLSKQAKFAYKDEYEKFKLYLTIILILISFTCRFLLNSRVTDAAFNFLLVWYYCTLTIRESILINNGSRIKGWWVFHHYVSTFLSGVMLTWPDGLMYQKFRNQFLSFSMYQSFVQFLQYYYQSGCLYRLRALGERHTMDLTVEGFQSWMWRGLTFLLPFLFFGHKFHNQQHGSKKE